The Streptomyces sp. NBC_01197 genome window below encodes:
- a CDS encoding IS701 family transposase — protein sequence MSGVVLYAQDTHSEAHASGHAGAQEEVLTELCSVLFASLPRRDQRRRGVEYVRGLLAAEGRKSIRNMAALTGGATTEQGLHHFISGSTWDWAEVRGQLARYLARVALPSAWVVRPMIIPKAGEHSVGVDRRYFPAFGQILNAQQAFGVWAASDRMSSPVNWRLHLSGAWLDDGQRRIRASIPASLSPEETLGECAIEVCRELVVGQGLPRLPVVLDSREADAATTVRQLRGAGLPFLVRVGGTQLLSASEAAAPARHAELPAHQIMGAAKQLRREAVWTDHGPAGVARTSLVAALRVGLPARASRFGAPEQVGARRGLLLLGEWRDSGRWPSGLWLTDLTDAPPGALLRLSKLIGRVDRDCAEIADQVGIRDYAGRSFGGWHRHLTLASAAHAITAVAGAAAQESRAS from the coding sequence ATGTCTGGTGTTGTCCTGTACGCGCAAGACACGCACAGCGAGGCGCACGCATCCGGCCACGCCGGAGCCCAGGAGGAAGTGCTCACCGAACTGTGCTCGGTGCTCTTCGCCTCCCTGCCGCGCCGGGATCAGCGCAGGCGGGGTGTGGAGTACGTACGCGGACTCCTGGCGGCCGAAGGACGCAAATCGATCCGGAACATGGCCGCGCTGACCGGCGGGGCCACCACCGAACAGGGGCTGCACCACTTCATCAGCGGTTCCACGTGGGACTGGGCGGAGGTGCGCGGGCAGCTCGCCCGGTACCTGGCACGGGTAGCGCTCCCCAGTGCGTGGGTCGTGCGACCGATGATCATCCCGAAGGCCGGGGAGCACTCCGTCGGTGTGGACCGGCGGTACTTCCCCGCTTTCGGCCAGATCCTCAACGCCCAGCAGGCTTTCGGGGTCTGGGCGGCGTCCGACCGGATGAGCAGCCCGGTCAACTGGCGGCTGCACCTGTCCGGGGCGTGGCTCGACGACGGGCAGCGCAGGATACGGGCCTCGATTCCCGCATCGCTGAGTCCGGAGGAGACGCTGGGCGAGTGTGCGATCGAAGTGTGCCGGGAACTGGTGGTGGGACAGGGGCTGCCCCGTCTCCCGGTGGTGCTGGACTCCCGCGAGGCGGACGCCGCCACCACGGTCCGGCAACTGCGCGGCGCGGGACTGCCGTTCCTGGTCCGGGTGGGCGGCACCCAGCTGCTGAGCGCGTCGGAGGCCGCGGCGCCGGCCCGGCACGCCGAGCTGCCCGCGCACCAGATCATGGGCGCGGCGAAGCAGTTACGGCGTGAGGCCGTCTGGACCGACCATGGCCCGGCGGGGGTGGCGCGGACGAGCCTGGTCGCGGCCCTGCGCGTCGGGCTGCCCGCCCGGGCTTCCCGCTTCGGGGCTCCGGAACAAGTCGGTGCCCGGCGCGGTCTGTTGCTGCTCGGTGAGTGGAGGGACAGCGGGCGCTGGCCCAGCGGGCTCTGGCTCACCGACCTGACCGACGCGCCGCCTGGCGCGCTGCTGCGGCTGAGCAAACTGATCGGCCGGGTCGACCGCGACTGCGCCGAGATCGCCGACCAGGTGGGTATCAGGGACTACGCGGGGCGCTCCTTCGGCGGCTGGCACCGGCACCTCACCCTGGCCTCGGCCGCCCACGCGATCACCGCCGTGGCCGGCGCGGCAGCACAGGAGTCCCGGGCTTCGTGA
- a CDS encoding helix-turn-helix domain-containing protein, translating into MSQIRVGSDALAVLELLAEEAPVEQVEELVTRVLEGGVADARREVLKRARGLALRIHAQSGRRQQRETRLSALVDTARELATAQELDAVLRVVTRRARLLLGLDLAFVGFPDGEQGFVHVRSVDGHTSTRTVGLRLPADTGPVGEALVSSAPFWTPDYPADRRFCHHPAFDEVAGAEGLRAIVAVPLSRGTRPVGALCAAARNVRHFSADEISLMSSLGDLAGAAIESARLLDAATVAALEGPALRLERELSETQSRFTALVLNGGGPQPLLAELARRLDGAVRVHALDGTFLATAGEPPPDLGETARPPATSTPASSSPDTAGARAAGDPVALADGSWTAPIVAGEEHLGTLLMFPGHRLTEFEERLLGLGARFTAIALLLEAGRSAGAHGRIRHSLLDDLLALSGHPSHLLEARARRCGIDLHKSHTVVIARPERACGRELSAWAVTYTERVNGLMSMREGSVVLLLPGNEAGAAARAVHAELSPLLDRRVTVAAAGPVTEALPVSGAHQEAKRCLDAMTTLGAVGRAASPRELGGLGVLLSGSHDVGAFIDATIGPVADYDRLRLTALVPTLEAYFETGASPTYAAERLHVHPNTVTRRLERIGELLGAGWQQPERAFEVQLALRLSRIRHALRGGGLSSAATVPGAPDVWRPPRRRPRDVTKPGTPVLPRRPRR; encoded by the coding sequence TTGTCGCAGATCAGGGTGGGATCCGACGCGCTTGCCGTGCTGGAGTTACTGGCCGAAGAAGCACCGGTGGAGCAGGTGGAAGAACTGGTGACGCGAGTCCTTGAAGGAGGTGTCGCCGACGCGAGGCGGGAGGTACTGAAGCGGGCCAGGGGGCTGGCCTTGCGGATCCACGCGCAGTCGGGCCGGCGCCAGCAGCGGGAGACGAGACTCTCAGCCCTCGTCGACACCGCACGCGAGCTCGCCACCGCGCAGGAACTCGACGCCGTGCTCAGAGTCGTCACGCGCCGGGCCCGTCTGCTGCTCGGCCTCGACCTGGCCTTCGTCGGCTTCCCCGACGGGGAGCAGGGATTCGTACACGTCCGCAGCGTCGATGGTCACACATCGACCAGGACGGTGGGCCTGAGGCTGCCGGCCGACACGGGGCCGGTCGGTGAGGCCCTCGTCAGCTCCGCGCCGTTCTGGACGCCCGACTACCCCGCCGACAGACGGTTCTGCCACCACCCGGCCTTCGACGAGGTCGCCGGGGCCGAGGGGCTGCGCGCGATCGTGGCGGTGCCGCTGAGCCGGGGCACCCGGCCGGTCGGCGCTCTCTGTGCCGCCGCCCGGAACGTGCGTCACTTCAGCGCCGACGAGATCTCGCTGATGAGCTCCCTGGGAGACCTCGCGGGCGCGGCCATCGAGAGCGCGCGCCTGCTCGACGCGGCCACGGTCGCAGCCCTGGAGGGGCCCGCTCTCCGGCTGGAGCGCGAACTGAGCGAGACGCAGAGCCGGTTCACCGCACTGGTACTGAACGGCGGAGGCCCGCAACCCCTCCTCGCGGAGTTGGCCCGACGGCTGGACGGGGCGGTACGGGTGCACGCCCTGGACGGTACTTTCCTCGCCACGGCCGGTGAGCCACCGCCGGACCTCGGTGAGACCGCTCGCCCTCCTGCCACGTCCACTCCGGCATCGTCCTCTCCTGACACCGCGGGGGCGCGAGCCGCCGGCGACCCCGTCGCGCTGGCCGACGGCTCCTGGACCGCACCGATCGTCGCGGGTGAGGAGCACCTCGGCACCCTGCTCATGTTCCCGGGGCACCGGCTCACCGAGTTCGAAGAGCGGTTACTGGGGCTGGGCGCACGGTTCACCGCCATCGCGCTTCTTCTGGAGGCCGGCCGGAGCGCAGGCGCCCACGGACGGATCCGGCACAGCCTTCTGGACGACCTGCTGGCGCTCTCCGGGCACCCGTCCCATCTTCTGGAGGCCCGCGCCCGCCGCTGCGGCATCGACCTGCACAAGTCGCACACCGTGGTCATCGCCCGTCCCGAGCGGGCGTGCGGGAGGGAGTTGAGCGCCTGGGCGGTCACGTACACAGAGCGCGTGAACGGGCTCATGAGTATGCGTGAGGGCTCGGTCGTTCTCCTGCTTCCGGGCAACGAAGCGGGAGCAGCGGCCCGGGCCGTCCATGCCGAGCTCTCCCCGCTTCTCGACCGGCGCGTGACGGTGGCCGCGGCCGGCCCGGTGACCGAAGCCCTGCCGGTCTCCGGCGCCCACCAGGAGGCCAAGCGCTGCCTCGACGCGATGACCACCCTCGGAGCCGTCGGCCGTGCCGCCTCGCCACGCGAGCTGGGCGGCCTCGGCGTACTGCTGTCGGGCAGCCATGACGTCGGCGCGTTCATCGACGCCACGATCGGGCCGGTGGCCGACTACGACCGGCTGCGCCTCACCGCACTGGTCCCCACCCTGGAGGCGTACTTCGAGACGGGCGCCAGCCCGACGTACGCGGCCGAACGGCTGCATGTGCACCCCAACACGGTCACCCGGCGGCTGGAGCGCATAGGCGAACTGCTGGGTGCCGGCTGGCAGCAGCCGGAGCGGGCGTTCGAGGTGCAACTGGCCCTGCGCCTCTCCCGGATCCGCCATGCCCTCCGGGGCGGGGGGCTGTCGTCCGCCGCCACCGTTCCCGGAGCCCCGGACGTCTGGCGCCCGCCGCGGCGTCGCCCGCGCGACGTCACGAAGCCCGGGACTCCTGTGCTGCCGCGCCGGCCACGGCGGTGA
- the wrbA gene encoding NAD(P)H:quinone oxidoreductase, giving the protein MLNVAVVYYSSTGNVHRLADAAAVSAGKTGAEVRLRRVAEVFPQSQVAGNEAWAAHLDASREVPLAALDDLEWADAILFGTPTRFGLPAAQLKQFLDTTVGLSLQGKLVNKVVSSFTSSAAGHSGQESTILALNNTYYHWGAIIVPTGAVDPVLSAPGNGNPYGVSSVSGNRPGNVSEENLAAMEFHARRVAGIASALKRGFQAG; this is encoded by the coding sequence ATGTTGAACGTCGCCGTGGTCTATTACTCGTCAACCGGGAACGTACACCGGCTCGCCGATGCGGCAGCCGTCTCCGCGGGGAAAACGGGCGCCGAGGTGCGCCTGCGCCGGGTGGCGGAAGTGTTTCCGCAGTCGCAGGTGGCCGGGAACGAGGCCTGGGCCGCACATCTGGACGCCAGCCGTGAGGTACCCCTGGCCGCCCTGGACGACCTGGAGTGGGCGGACGCGATCCTCTTCGGCACGCCGACCCGGTTCGGCCTCCCCGCCGCGCAGTTGAAGCAGTTCCTCGACACCACCGTGGGGCTTTCACTCCAGGGCAAGCTGGTGAACAAGGTCGTCTCCTCGTTCACCTCGTCGGCAGCCGGGCACAGCGGGCAGGAGAGCACCATCCTGGCGCTGAACAACACCTACTACCACTGGGGCGCGATCATCGTGCCGACCGGCGCCGTGGACCCGGTCCTCTCGGCACCGGGCAACGGCAACCCGTACGGGGTCAGCAGCGTCTCCGGTAACCGGCCCGGCAACGTCAGTGAGGAGAACCTCGCGGCCATGGAGTTCCACGCCCGCCGGGTCGCCGGGATCGCATCCGCCCTCAAGCGGGGCTTCCAGGCCGGCTGA
- a CDS encoding 2,3-dihydro-2,3-dihydroxybenzoate dehydrogenase, translating into MERKIALVTGAAGGIGEAVVRALGERGVRIAAVDRDGERLSRTVDGLVAEGHHVDGFVCDVTNSRAVETTVERAEAELGPVDHLVNAAGVLRLGAARSLTDEDWVSTFAVNTTGVFHMCRAVANRMVPRSRGGIVTVASNAAGTPRTDMAAYAASKAAASMFTKSLGLELARYGIRCNVVAPGSTDTPMLTSMWQDESGPKGTIEGRPEAFRVGIPLGRLARPSNIADAVVFLLSDQSSHITLHDLTVDGGAALGV; encoded by the coding sequence ATGGAGAGAAAGATCGCCCTGGTCACGGGCGCAGCCGGCGGAATCGGCGAAGCCGTGGTCCGGGCACTGGGGGAGCGCGGCGTACGGATCGCCGCGGTCGACCGGGACGGCGAACGACTCAGCCGCACGGTGGACGGTCTCGTCGCCGAGGGGCACCACGTCGACGGCTTCGTCTGCGACGTCACGAACAGCCGGGCCGTCGAAACGACGGTCGAGAGGGCCGAGGCAGAGCTGGGGCCCGTGGACCATCTCGTCAACGCGGCCGGTGTGCTGCGCCTCGGGGCGGCCCGGAGCCTCACCGACGAGGACTGGGTATCGACGTTCGCGGTCAACACCACCGGTGTCTTCCACATGTGCCGCGCGGTCGCCAACCGGATGGTCCCCCGCTCGCGCGGCGGCATCGTCACCGTAGCGTCGAACGCGGCCGGCACCCCCCGTACGGACATGGCCGCGTACGCCGCGTCGAAGGCGGCGGCGTCCATGTTCACCAAGAGCCTCGGCCTGGAACTGGCGCGGTACGGCATCCGCTGCAACGTGGTCGCGCCCGGCTCGACCGACACCCCGATGCTCACCTCGATGTGGCAGGACGAGAGCGGGCCCAAGGGCACCATCGAAGGCCGGCCCGAAGCCTTCCGCGTGGGCATCCCGCTCGGCAGGCTGGCCCGTCCATCGAACATCGCCGACGCCGTCGTCTTCCTCCTCTCGGACCAGTCCTCGCACATCACCCTGCACGACCTGACGGTCGACGGGGGTGCCGCACTCGGTGTCTGA
- a CDS encoding isochorismatase family protein, translating to MPGIPRIDPYPMPTSAELPANVAEWTVDPERAVLLVHDMQRYFLQPLPTALRDELVCNAATLRDRCAALGIPVAYTAQPGGMTGEQRGLLADFWGPGMRTAPADREVVGPLAPVPGDWVFTKWRYSAFFRSDLLKHMRGAGRDQLIICGVYAHVGVLMTAVDAFTNDIRTFLVADAVADFSADQHRQAVEYAASRCAMAVTTKEVLL from the coding sequence TTGCCCGGCATACCCCGAATCGATCCGTACCCGATGCCGACGTCTGCGGAGCTCCCCGCGAATGTCGCGGAGTGGACCGTTGACCCGGAGCGGGCCGTGCTGCTCGTCCACGACATGCAGCGCTACTTCCTGCAGCCACTGCCCACTGCCCTGCGTGACGAACTCGTCTGCAACGCGGCGACGTTGCGTGACCGCTGTGCGGCGCTCGGCATCCCCGTGGCCTACACGGCCCAGCCCGGCGGGATGACGGGGGAACAGCGCGGTCTGCTCGCCGACTTCTGGGGCCCTGGCATGCGCACCGCCCCCGCCGACCGGGAGGTCGTCGGGCCGCTGGCCCCGGTCCCCGGCGACTGGGTGTTCACCAAGTGGCGCTACAGCGCCTTCTTCCGGTCCGACCTGCTCAAGCACATGCGCGGGGCCGGCCGGGACCAACTGATCATCTGTGGTGTGTACGCACACGTCGGTGTGCTGATGACCGCTGTCGACGCTTTCACCAACGACATCCGGACGTTCCTGGTGGCGGACGCCGTCGCCGACTTCTCCGCGGACCAGCACCGACAGGCCGTCGAGTACGCGGCGAGCCGCTGTGCGATGGCGGTCACGACCAAGGAAGTCCTGCTGTGA
- a CDS encoding anthranilate synthase family protein, with protein sequence MTGTRERAPLPPGGPDLLGQVLGDRPPPFALLHRPAATGRGTLDVLLGEVSTPATLAEIPLPEAPARPGAPRHEMLVLVPYRQIAERGFVCADDGAPLIAMTVVGQATTTVTDALSRIPDTAIELADGHFDIDDDTYADTVRRVIADEIGQGAGANFVLKRTFVADITGYTPRSALTLFRRLLLGESGAYWTFIVHTGTRTFVGATPECHVSLRDGTAVMNPVSGTYRYPPTGPTLPGVLEFLADRKEADELYMVVDEELKMMARVCEQGGRVTGPRLKEMTRLAHTEYVIEGRSTRDAREILRETMFAPTVTGSPLENACRVIHTYEPQGRGYYSGVVALIGQDGTGARALDSAILIRTADIGEGGRVNISVGATLVRHSDPASEVAETRAKAAGLLAALQADAPATLASHPQVRAALERRNATIAGFWLADGEADRPRGPGEDAANGAPSGRGSKVLVVDAEDTFTAMLAHQLRSVGLSVTVRRFDEPYSLDGWDLVIMGPGPGSPHDSGHPKIAHLRAAIRTLLAERRPFLAVCLSHQLLSRETGFEVVRRATPNQGVQREIDFFGLRERAGFYNTFAAVSSHDKVDCGAAGIVEVSRDTRTGEVYGLRGTHFASMQFHPESLLTQDGVRILERLMAEVLNP encoded by the coding sequence GTGACCGGAACCCGAGAGCGCGCCCCCCTGCCCCCGGGCGGCCCCGATCTGCTCGGACAGGTGCTCGGCGACCGGCCGCCGCCGTTCGCACTGCTCCACCGTCCCGCGGCGACGGGCCGGGGCACGCTCGACGTCCTGCTCGGTGAGGTCTCGACGCCCGCCACGCTCGCGGAGATCCCGCTGCCGGAAGCCCCTGCCCGGCCGGGTGCTCCCCGGCACGAGATGCTGGTCCTCGTCCCCTACCGTCAGATCGCCGAGCGCGGCTTCGTCTGCGCCGACGACGGCGCGCCGCTGATCGCCATGACCGTCGTCGGCCAGGCGACCACTACGGTCACCGATGCGCTGTCCCGGATTCCCGACACCGCCATCGAGCTGGCCGACGGGCACTTCGACATCGACGACGACACCTATGCCGACACCGTCCGCCGGGTGATAGCCGACGAGATAGGCCAGGGCGCGGGGGCCAACTTCGTCCTCAAGCGCACATTCGTGGCCGACATCACCGGTTATACGCCGCGCAGTGCGCTCACCCTCTTCCGCCGGCTGCTGCTGGGGGAGTCGGGCGCGTACTGGACGTTCATCGTCCACACCGGGACGCGTACGTTCGTCGGGGCCACACCGGAGTGTCACGTCAGCCTGCGCGACGGAACCGCCGTGATGAACCCCGTCAGCGGTACCTACCGCTACCCGCCGACGGGGCCCACCCTGCCCGGCGTGCTGGAGTTCCTCGCCGACCGCAAGGAGGCCGACGAGCTCTACATGGTCGTCGACGAGGAACTGAAGATGATGGCCCGCGTCTGTGAGCAGGGCGGCCGGGTGACGGGCCCCCGTCTCAAGGAGATGACGCGCCTCGCGCACACCGAGTACGTCATTGAGGGGCGCAGCACCAGGGATGCGCGCGAGATCCTGCGCGAGACGATGTTCGCGCCCACGGTCACCGGCAGCCCGCTGGAGAACGCCTGCCGGGTCATCCACACGTACGAGCCGCAGGGACGCGGCTACTACAGCGGGGTGGTGGCGCTCATCGGGCAGGACGGGACCGGTGCCCGCGCCCTCGACTCCGCGATCCTCATCCGTACCGCCGACATCGGCGAGGGGGGACGGGTGAACATCAGCGTCGGCGCGACGCTCGTACGCCACTCCGACCCGGCTTCCGAAGTGGCGGAGACCCGCGCCAAAGCCGCAGGGCTGCTCGCGGCGCTGCAGGCCGACGCGCCGGCGACGCTGGCATCGCACCCCCAGGTGCGGGCGGCGCTGGAACGGCGCAACGCCACCATCGCCGGCTTCTGGCTCGCCGACGGCGAGGCGGACCGGCCCCGCGGCCCCGGCGAGGACGCAGCGAACGGCGCGCCGTCCGGCAGGGGCAGCAAGGTGCTCGTCGTCGACGCGGAGGACACCTTCACCGCGATGCTCGCCCACCAACTCCGTTCGGTGGGGCTCTCCGTGACGGTGCGGCGTTTCGACGAGCCGTACAGCCTCGACGGCTGGGACCTGGTCATCATGGGGCCGGGCCCCGGTTCCCCGCACGACAGCGGCCATCCCAAGATCGCACACCTGCGGGCGGCGATACGGACCCTGCTCGCCGAGCGGCGGCCCTTCCTCGCCGTCTGTCTCAGCCATCAACTCCTCAGCCGTGAGACCGGCTTCGAGGTGGTCCGCCGGGCCACGCCCAACCAGGGCGTGCAGCGCGAGATCGATTTCTTCGGCCTGCGGGAGCGGGCCGGTTTCTACAACACCTTCGCCGCGGTCTCCTCCCACGACAAGGTCGACTGCGGTGCGGCCGGGATCGTGGAGGTGAGCCGCGACACCCGCACGGGCGAGGTGTACGGCCTGCGCGGCACCCACTTCGCCTCGATGCAGTTCCACCCCGAGTCCCTGCTCACCCAGGACGGCGTACGCATCCTGGAACGGCTCATGGCGGAGGTGCTGAACCCATGA
- a CDS encoding class I adenylate-forming enzyme family protein, with product MLRIPSSNNGLYLGSVPESAAAKNGGTLITLDHDMVTLPGVGRTLTVAELAEHVDDMAGRLWAAGVRPSEHVAIHLSPGFDIYVLATAAARIGAVPVMLSPALKGESVAALLERLDQPHLLTDAAKLDGTLSAFPVADLADRVIVATGSRPDAVSLDGLAGAPRQRPVMLHPDQPALMTHTSGTTGLPKLVVHSARTLRGRFRPQERLASFVHRRETVAIHVSYVHSRMYLALAVLLPRAMPLVIMNDSDPAGVAELFAETRPGFIETHPNSFMEWEELVDHPRRPLANVRYFSSTFDAIHPSTMDRLLRASERRSPLFFQIYGQSECGPLVGRGYTRKNAHKADGRCLGFAMPGVTNFRLVSRNGARPSRETPGYIEVSTGGRALTYFGERDRFDQQVHGSWWRGGDVGYRSRFGCLHLLDREVDVIPTIHSTLEVEDTLLGRLEELTELVVVAGPRQEPVPVVCTRDDRPLEAERWRSAVADLAPMAAPVQMPLTELPRTATMKIKRIELSQWLRSQEGPES from the coding sequence ATGTTACGGATACCTTCCAGCAACAACGGCCTCTATCTCGGATCGGTGCCCGAATCGGCCGCCGCGAAGAATGGCGGCACACTGATCACGCTCGACCACGACATGGTCACCCTCCCCGGCGTCGGCCGGACGCTGACCGTCGCCGAACTCGCCGAGCACGTCGACGACATGGCGGGCCGGCTGTGGGCCGCCGGGGTCCGGCCCAGTGAACACGTCGCCATCCACCTGAGCCCCGGATTCGACATCTACGTGCTGGCGACGGCGGCTGCCCGTATCGGCGCCGTGCCGGTGATGCTGTCACCGGCTCTGAAGGGCGAGAGCGTCGCGGCGCTGCTCGAACGACTGGATCAGCCGCATCTGCTCACGGACGCGGCGAAGCTGGACGGGACACTGTCCGCCTTCCCGGTCGCCGATCTCGCCGACCGCGTCATCGTCGCCACCGGCTCCCGGCCGGACGCGGTGTCCCTGGACGGGCTGGCCGGGGCGCCGCGGCAGCGGCCCGTCATGCTCCACCCCGACCAGCCCGCGCTGATGACGCACACCTCCGGCACCACAGGGCTGCCGAAGCTCGTCGTGCACTCCGCGCGCACCCTGCGCGGCCGGTTCCGCCCGCAGGAGCGGCTCGCCTCCTTCGTCCACCGGCGCGAGACCGTGGCCATCCATGTGTCGTACGTGCACTCGCGGATGTATCTGGCGCTCGCCGTACTACTGCCACGGGCCATGCCGCTGGTCATCATGAACGACTCGGACCCCGCCGGGGTCGCCGAACTCTTCGCCGAGACGCGTCCCGGGTTCATCGAAACCCATCCGAACTCCTTCATGGAGTGGGAGGAACTCGTCGACCACCCGCGCAGACCGCTCGCCAACGTCCGTTATTTCAGCAGCACGTTCGACGCGATCCACCCGAGCACCATGGACCGGCTGCTGCGGGCGTCGGAGCGCCGCTCGCCGCTGTTCTTCCAGATCTACGGCCAGAGCGAGTGCGGTCCGCTGGTGGGCCGCGGCTACACCCGGAAGAACGCGCACAAGGCCGACGGCCGGTGCCTGGGGTTCGCCATGCCCGGCGTGACGAACTTCCGGCTGGTGAGCCGCAACGGCGCCCGGCCGTCCCGGGAGACCCCCGGGTACATCGAGGTGAGCACCGGCGGCCGCGCCCTGACCTACTTCGGGGAGCGGGACCGCTTCGACCAGCAGGTGCACGGCAGTTGGTGGCGAGGCGGCGATGTCGGATACCGCTCCAGGTTCGGCTGCCTCCATCTGCTGGACCGCGAGGTCGACGTCATCCCGACCATCCACAGCACCCTTGAGGTCGAGGACACCCTGCTCGGCCGGCTGGAGGAGCTGACCGAACTCGTCGTGGTGGCGGGCCCGCGCCAGGAGCCCGTCCCGGTCGTGTGCACCAGGGACGACCGGCCCCTGGAAGCCGAACGGTGGCGGTCGGCCGTGGCCGATCTCGCGCCGATGGCGGCCCCGGTCCAGATGCCGCTCACGGAGCTGCCCCGTACGGCCACCATGAAGATCAAGCGCATCGAACTGTCCCAGTGGCTGCGGTCGCAGGAGGGCCCGGAATCGTGA
- a CDS encoding FAD-dependent monooxygenase, with the protein MTQQMTGADARPPSADFDVLVVGAGPSGLTAACELLRRGVRVRLIDRAPQPVRAPKALSLWPRALDILEDVGLYEEIRRSSTRIDAFSYFSDRRLLASFGFTEDLASRILPQYETEQALTGQLESLGGKPERGVRLLALDDVDHSGDIGATGGVTAVLEHADGGVERVRAPFVIGADGAGSSVRGQLGIGFEGSTYEMAFALVDTRIEGHLPPDEISYYQSPAGTLVIVPMPGGVFRFLSVMPGGQEVSVPMMQAVLDERGPRGVRITEPVWQTVFRVHARHATDFQRGRVFLMGDAAHVHSPAGGQGMNNGLQDANNLGWKLASVIHGQAPGSLLRSYGPERSEATRRIVRDTDLQTRAWMVDSQLRIRARDAAFRLLDRSGAVSRLYAPVMAGRRLAYTPARDTQYPARRSGCPPRTRLPGGLKVGAVFPRERAVPLGISGPDVDPSAWALAVLAPREASAWLTEVGNLAARWPLVRVVRTARADVATHGGCGRPGYYLVRPDGHIAAHGHERDLNRLEAELGSALLPRT; encoded by the coding sequence GTGACACAGCAGATGACCGGGGCCGACGCCCGGCCCCCCTCGGCGGACTTCGACGTGCTCGTGGTCGGTGCCGGACCGAGCGGGCTGACGGCGGCCTGCGAGCTGCTGCGGCGCGGGGTCCGGGTGCGCCTCATCGACCGGGCGCCGCAGCCCGTCCGGGCCCCGAAGGCCCTCTCGCTGTGGCCGCGGGCGCTCGACATCCTGGAGGACGTGGGGCTGTACGAGGAGATCCGGCGGAGTTCCACCCGGATCGACGCCTTCAGTTACTTCTCCGACCGCAGGCTGCTCGCCTCCTTCGGCTTCACCGAGGACCTGGCGTCCCGGATCCTCCCGCAGTACGAGACCGAACAGGCGCTCACCGGACAGCTGGAGAGCCTCGGCGGCAAACCCGAACGCGGCGTGCGGCTCCTGGCCCTCGACGACGTCGACCACTCCGGGGATATCGGGGCCACCGGCGGTGTCACCGCCGTACTCGAGCATGCCGACGGGGGAGTGGAACGCGTCAGGGCGCCCTTCGTCATCGGCGCCGACGGAGCGGGCAGTTCGGTGCGCGGCCAGCTGGGCATCGGCTTCGAGGGCAGCACGTACGAAATGGCCTTCGCGCTGGTCGACACCCGTATCGAGGGCCACCTTCCGCCGGACGAGATCAGCTACTACCAGTCCCCGGCGGGGACGCTCGTGATCGTGCCGATGCCCGGCGGTGTCTTCCGCTTCCTGTCCGTCATGCCCGGCGGCCAGGAGGTGAGCGTGCCCATGATGCAGGCCGTACTCGACGAACGGGGGCCACGCGGCGTACGGATCACGGAACCGGTCTGGCAGACGGTCTTCCGGGTCCATGCCCGGCACGCCACCGACTTCCAGCGCGGACGCGTCTTCCTCATGGGCGACGCGGCGCATGTGCACAGCCCGGCGGGCGGCCAGGGCATGAACAACGGGCTCCAGGACGCCAACAACCTGGGCTGGAAACTGGCTTCGGTGATCCATGGTCAAGCGCCGGGCTCGCTGCTGCGGAGCTACGGGCCGGAACGCTCCGAAGCGACCCGCCGCATCGTCCGTGACACCGATCTGCAGACCCGGGCCTGGATGGTCGACAGCCAGCTGCGCATCCGGGCCCGCGACGCCGCCTTCCGGCTGCTCGACAGGTCCGGCGCGGTGTCCCGGCTCTACGCACCCGTGATGGCGGGCCGGCGCCTGGCCTATACGCCGGCCCGCGACACCCAGTACCCGGCCCGCCGGTCCGGCTGCCCGCCGCGGACCCGCCTTCCCGGCGGTCTGAAGGTCGGCGCGGTCTTCCCCCGGGAGCGGGCGGTGCCCCTCGGTATCTCGGGCCCGGACGTGGACCCCTCGGCCTGGGCGCTCGCCGTCCTCGCGCCCCGGGAGGCTTCCGCCTGGCTGACCGAGGTCGGGAACCTGGCCGCCCGGTGGCCGCTGGTGCGCGTCGTGCGGACGGCCCGCGCCGATGTCGCGACGCACGGCGGCTGCGGCCGGCCGGGCTACTACCTCGTCCGTCCGGACGGGCATATCGCGGCGCACGGCCACGAGCGGGACCTGAACCGGCTGGAGGCCGAACTGGGGTCCGCGCTGCTGCCGCGAACCTGA